The genomic interval AGATCACGCTGAATGCCGTTCAACAGTTTAGTGATGCCTTCGTTATCGTCGTAGTTGACGATTGGTCGGGTCTTCATGGATGGCACAGCCACGAGCCCGTTGTGGACAATAATTTTCTATTGAGCGCTCACCGCAATGTCGCTCGGAGGATGAGTGACAGTGTTACTCAAGTAACGAAGGTCGAGACGCTTCTACTCTCTTTAGACAAAGATAATGCCGCAACGCCTGTGGTGGAGCATTTTGAACCTGCTTGGGAGCATCACGAAACAGGAGAGCCGCAGGGACGTTTGAGTTTTTCGGAAACCTTCTTACCCTCAAACGAGGCTGTCTCCATTTGGATTGACGCGCTGAGACAGAAGGCCATCGACGCGAGACGGAAGGATATTGAACTAGCTTTTGCCGCCGCGTCTCCGCAGGAACGCTTTCACGAATTTGCTAACCTGTTCCGTTCAACCATTGGTTCGTTCGCGCAGTTCACGCGATATGAGGGGGGTGATCCAACGATCATCCGATCCGGCCAATTCATGGCCAATTTTCAAAGGGCGCTAAATCAGCAGTTCGATGTGATCCCAAATGACATTCCTCGGTTTAACCGTGTTCTAGCCGAAGATTTTACTCGAGCGTTACGCAAGGGTTGGCGCGTAGAGGGTGAGTGGGGGTTTGTCGAGCAAATCGGTTCCCTTGAAGTAAGGCTTAACTTGAGGCCGGTCGAACTTTTCGAAGATCCTGAATTCGTAGAGTCTGAGGATGTCGAATAACGCGTTAGCTGCGACCTATCGATACGTTCACTTATCGGATTTTCATCTTTGCAATCAGCCCTGGCGGACAAACATACTTTCTCGCGATTTGCACAAGTCGCTCGACACGTTCGATAAACGGCAGGCGCCTCAGAATGAATGGAATTCGATCATTCGTCCCGCCAGCTTCATTCCGGAGATCGTGGCTGGTGCAGCAAGGTTTTGCTACGGGCTCAATCGCAAATTCGATGGAATAATAATTTCCGGGGATCTAGCAACAACCGGGCGTGGTGTTGACCTGGACGTAGCGAAGGATTTCATCAAGACGCCCCCTCTATACGGTCCTTACATACGCTACAACGAACCGACAATTTGTGGCACTGCACTTCCAAAAAATATCCACCTCGTGCCCGGCAATCACGATCGGTATAGCGACGATTTCGCTACCCCAGGATCGCAGACTTTCGGGCTGATGTTCGAAATTCCTCACATGAGGAATCGGAATGGGGACGTCGGCCATTGGGTTAAGATCAAGAGCGGCCGGAAACTTGGATTTGTCTATGCTGATTTCGCCTTACGACGGGTTGACGACGTCAAAGACATTTCAAGGGGTCCCTACGGACAAGGCTTTGCCCATGCGGACATCCTAAATAAGTTAAAAGCGAAAACCCAAGAACTGCGGGACCAAGATATCCCGGTAGTCTGGATCATTCATTTTGCACCTTATGATTGTGATCCCGACCTTCATCTAGTAAACTTCAAGCAGGTCACCGACGCTGCAGTCGCGCTAGATGTCCTATGCACCTTGTGCGGGCACATACACGAACAACAGCATGTCGTTGTGGATGGACATCCTGTCTTTTGCGCCGGTTCAGCCGGATGTGTGGACTCGAAGAACAATGCTCGCTTGCACTTGATGACTATCAAGATCGACGACACTGGTCCCACCGTCAGCCGGCGCAATTTCCGCTGGTCTTGGGACCAAGATGCCTTTGTCGAGGTGGGTTCGGATTGATCTTCGCTCGACTAGATCGCCCAATCGTCAACCGAACCGAACGTGCACGTTAGCCTTTCGGGAGTTGCATCCAAAAAGAAAGAGGCCGCCAAATGAGGCGGCCTTTTCGTGCAAATCGAATTGAGTAATATCTCAACATGGGGGGCAAGGAAGACACCCCCATGAGGTTT from Bradyrhizobium arachidis carries:
- a CDS encoding metallophosphoesterase, translating into MSNNALAATYRYVHLSDFHLCNQPWRTNILSRDLHKSLDTFDKRQAPQNEWNSIIRPASFIPEIVAGAARFCYGLNRKFDGIIISGDLATTGRGVDLDVAKDFIKTPPLYGPYIRYNEPTICGTALPKNIHLVPGNHDRYSDDFATPGSQTFGLMFEIPHMRNRNGDVGHWVKIKSGRKLGFVYADFALRRVDDVKDISRGPYGQGFAHADILNKLKAKTQELRDQDIPVVWIIHFAPYDCDPDLHLVNFKQVTDAAVALDVLCTLCGHIHEQQHVVVDGHPVFCAGSAGCVDSKNNARLHLMTIKIDDTGPTVSRRNFRWSWDQDAFVEVGSD